Proteins from one Enterobacter bugandensis genomic window:
- the trpS gene encoding tryptophan--tRNA ligase: protein MTKPIVFSGAQPSGELTIGNYMGALRQWVSMQDDYHCIYCIVDLHAITARQDPEKLRKATLDTLALYLACGIDPEKSTIFVQSHVPEHAQLGWALNCYTYFGELSRMTQFKDKSARYSENINAGLFDYPVLMAADILLYQTNQVPVGEDQKQHLELSRDIAQRFNALYGDVFKVPEPFIPKSGARVMSLLEPTKKMSKSDDNRNNVIGLLEDPKSVVKKLKRAVTDSDEPPVVRYDVQNKAGVSNLLDILSGVTGQSIPELEKHFEGKMYGHLKGEVAEAVSGMLTELQERYHRYRNDEAFLQKVMKEGAEKASARASETLKAVYEAIGFVAKP from the coding sequence ATGACTAAGCCCATCGTTTTTAGTGGCGCACAGCCTTCAGGTGAATTGACCATTGGTAACTACATGGGTGCGTTGCGTCAGTGGGTCAGCATGCAGGATGACTACCATTGCATTTACTGCATCGTAGATTTGCATGCTATCACCGCGCGTCAGGATCCTGAGAAGCTGCGCAAAGCCACCCTGGACACCCTGGCCCTCTATCTGGCCTGCGGTATCGATCCTGAAAAGAGCACCATTTTCGTTCAGTCTCACGTGCCGGAGCATGCGCAGCTGGGCTGGGCGCTGAACTGCTATACCTATTTCGGCGAGCTGAGCCGCATGACCCAGTTCAAGGATAAGTCTGCCCGCTACTCTGAAAACATCAACGCTGGCCTGTTCGACTATCCGGTGCTGATGGCGGCCGACATCCTGCTGTACCAGACCAACCAGGTGCCGGTGGGTGAAGACCAGAAGCAGCACCTGGAGCTGAGCCGTGATATCGCCCAGCGCTTTAACGCGCTTTACGGCGACGTATTCAAAGTGCCAGAGCCGTTTATTCCGAAATCCGGCGCGCGAGTGATGTCGCTGCTGGAGCCAACCAAGAAGATGTCCAAGTCTGACGATAACCGCAACAACGTTATCGGCCTATTGGAAGATCCGAAATCGGTGGTGAAAAAGCTCAAGCGCGCGGTCACCGACTCCGACGAGCCGCCTGTGGTGCGCTACGACGTGCAGAACAAAGCGGGCGTCTCCAACCTGCTGGACATTCTCTCCGGCGTGACCGGCCAGAGCATTCCCGAGCTGGAAAAACACTTCGAAGGCAAGATGTACGGCCACCTGAAGGGTGAAGTGGCAGAGGCCGTTTCCGGCATGCTGACCGAGCTGCAGGAGCGCTATCATCGTTACCGTAACGACGAAGCTTTCCTGCAAAAAGTGATGAAAGAGGGCGCAGAAAAAGCCAGCGCGCGCGCGTCCGAAACCCTGAAAGCGGTGTACGAGGCGATTGGGTTTGTGGCGAAACCTTAA
- the ppiA gene encoding peptidylprolyl isomerase A, with protein sequence MLKSTLAAVAAVFALSAVSPAALAAKGDPHVLLTTSAGNIELELNSQKAPVSVKNFLDYVNSGFYNNTTFHRVIPGFMIQGGGFNEQMQQKQPNPPIKNEADNGLLNKRGTISMARTADKDSATSQFFLNVADNAFLDHGQRDFGYAVFGKIVKGMDVADKISQVQTHDVGPYQNVPSKPVVILSAKVLP encoded by the coding sequence ATGCTCAAATCAACACTGGCGGCTGTCGCAGCTGTGTTTGCTCTTTCTGCCGTTTCCCCTGCTGCGCTGGCAGCCAAAGGGGACCCTCACGTTCTGCTGACCACCTCTGCCGGGAACATTGAGCTGGAACTAAATAGCCAGAAAGCTCCGGTTTCTGTGAAAAACTTCCTCGACTATGTGAACAGTGGTTTCTATAACAACACCACCTTCCACCGCGTGATCCCTGGCTTCATGATTCAGGGCGGCGGCTTCAACGAGCAGATGCAGCAGAAACAGCCTAACCCACCCATCAAAAACGAAGCGGACAACGGCCTGCTGAACAAGCGCGGCACCATCTCCATGGCGCGCACGGCGGATAAAGACAGCGCCACCAGCCAGTTCTTCCTCAACGTGGCGGATAACGCTTTCCTCGACCACGGCCAGCGCGACTTCGGCTATGCGGTCTTCGGTAAAATTGTGAAAGGGATGGACGTGGCGGACAAAATCTCTCAGGTTCAGACACACGATGTCGGTCCATACCAGAATGTGCCGTCTAAGCCAGTGGTGATTCTCTCCGCGAAAGTGCTGCCGTAA
- the tsgA gene encoding MFS transporter TsgA: protein MTNSNRIKLTWISFFSYALTGALVIVTGMVMGNIADYFQLPVSSMSNTFTFLNAGILISIFLNAWLMEIVPLKTQLRFGFVLMVAAVAGLMLSHSIALFSAAMFVLGLVSGITMSIGTFLITHMYEGRQRGARLLFTDSFFSMAGMIFPMVAAYLLARSIEWYWVYACIGLVYVAIFILTFGCDFPVLGKKAQTTSEPVAKEKWGIGVLFLSIAALCYILGQLGFISWVPEYAKGLGMSLNDAGKLVSDFWMSYMFGMWAFSFILRFFDLQRILTVLAGLATVLMYLFINGAPEHMPWFILTLGFFSSAIYTSIITLGSLQTKVASPKLVNFVLTCGTIGTMLTFVVTGPIVAHSGPLAALHTANGLYAVVFIMCFILGFVTRHRQHNTATATH, encoded by the coding sequence ATGACTAACAGCAATCGCATCAAGCTCACATGGATAAGCTTCTTCTCCTACGCCCTGACCGGCGCGTTGGTGATCGTCACCGGGATGGTGATGGGAAATATCGCAGACTACTTCCAGCTGCCCGTTTCCAGCATGAGTAACACCTTCACCTTCCTCAACGCGGGGATCCTGATCTCAATTTTCCTGAATGCCTGGCTGATGGAAATCGTCCCGCTGAAAACCCAGCTGCGCTTCGGCTTCGTGCTGATGGTTGCCGCCGTGGCGGGCCTGATGTTGAGCCACAGCATCGCCCTGTTCTCCGCCGCCATGTTCGTGCTGGGCCTTGTCAGCGGGATCACGATGTCGATCGGTACGTTCCTTATTACGCACATGTATGAAGGCCGCCAGCGCGGCGCGCGCCTGCTGTTTACCGACTCCTTCTTCAGCATGGCCGGGATGATTTTCCCGATGGTCGCCGCGTATCTGCTCGCGCGCAGCATTGAATGGTACTGGGTATACGCCTGTATCGGTCTGGTCTATGTCGCGATCTTCATTCTTACCTTCGGCTGTGACTTCCCGGTGCTGGGCAAAAAAGCGCAGACCACCTCAGAGCCGGTGGCGAAGGAAAAATGGGGTATCGGCGTGCTGTTCCTCTCCATTGCCGCCCTGTGCTACATCCTCGGTCAGTTGGGCTTTATCTCGTGGGTACCTGAATACGCCAAAGGTCTGGGCATGAGCCTGAACGACGCGGGCAAACTGGTGAGCGATTTCTGGATGTCTTACATGTTCGGCATGTGGGCCTTTAGCTTCATCCTGCGCTTCTTCGACCTGCAACGTATTCTGACCGTCCTGGCGGGTCTGGCGACCGTGCTGATGTATCTGTTCATCAACGGTGCCCCGGAGCATATGCCATGGTTCATCCTGACCCTGGGCTTCTTCTCCAGCGCGATTTACACCTCAATCATCACCCTGGGCTCCCTGCAGACCAAAGTAGCTTCACCAAAGCTGGTGAACTTCGTGCTGACCTGCGGCACCATCGGCACCATGCTGACCTTCGTGGTCACGGGCCCGATTGTGGCGCACAGCGGCCCGCTGGCCGCGCTGCACACCGCTAACGGTCTGTATGCCGTGGTGTTTATCATGTGTTTCATTCTGGGCTTCGTGACCCGTCACCGTCAGCACAATACGGCAACGGCTACCCACTAA
- the cysG gene encoding siroheme synthase CysG gives MDHLPIFCQLRHRDCLLVGGGDVAERKARLLLDAGARLTVNALTFAPQFDVWAQEGMLTLVQGEFDESLLDTCWLTIAATDDDEVNQRVSDACEARRIFCNVVDAPKEASFIMPSIIDRSPLMIAVSSGGRSPVLARLLREKLEAILPQHLGQIAHYAGQLRSRVKQTFSTVGERRRFWEKFFVNDRLAQSLANQDAKAIEETTEQLLSEPLDHRGEVVLVGAGPGDAGLLTLKGLQQIQQADIVVYDRLVSDDIMNLVRRDADRVFVGKRAGYHCVPQEEINQILLREAQKGKRVVRLKGGDPFIFGRGGEELETLCNAGIPFSVVPGITAASGCSAYSGIPLTHRDYAQSVRLVTGHLKTGSELDWHNLAAEKQTLVFYMGLNQAATIQAKLLEHGMEADMPVALVENGTSIKQRVVNGALTQLGELAQQVESPALIVVGRVVELRDKLNWFSNH, from the coding sequence GTGGACCACCTGCCGATTTTCTGTCAATTACGCCATCGCGACTGCCTGCTTGTGGGCGGCGGCGATGTGGCTGAACGCAAAGCGCGCCTGTTGCTGGATGCTGGAGCCCGACTGACCGTCAATGCCCTCACCTTCGCTCCGCAGTTTGACGTCTGGGCTCAGGAAGGGATGCTCACGCTGGTGCAGGGGGAGTTTGATGAGTCCCTGCTGGATACCTGCTGGCTGACGATTGCCGCGACGGATGACGATGAAGTGAACCAGCGCGTCAGCGACGCCTGCGAAGCGCGCCGGATCTTCTGCAACGTGGTGGATGCGCCGAAAGAGGCCAGCTTTATCATGCCGTCGATTATCGACCGTTCACCGCTGATGATCGCGGTGTCTTCCGGCGGCCGCTCGCCCGTACTTGCCCGCCTGCTGCGGGAAAAACTGGAAGCTATTTTGCCGCAGCATCTCGGCCAGATAGCCCACTACGCCGGGCAGCTTCGCTCCCGCGTGAAGCAAACCTTCTCAACCGTGGGTGAGCGTCGTCGCTTCTGGGAGAAATTTTTCGTTAACGACAGGCTGGCGCAGTCGCTGGCGAATCAGGACGCGAAAGCGATTGAAGAGACGACCGAGCAGCTGCTGAGCGAGCCGCTGGATCACCGTGGTGAAGTGGTGCTGGTCGGGGCTGGTCCGGGAGATGCGGGTTTACTGACCCTGAAAGGGCTCCAGCAGATCCAGCAGGCGGATATCGTGGTGTATGACCGCCTGGTCTCCGATGACATCATGAACCTGGTGCGCCGCGACGCCGACCGCGTCTTCGTCGGTAAACGGGCAGGCTACCACTGCGTGCCGCAGGAGGAGATTAATCAGATCCTGCTGCGTGAAGCGCAAAAGGGAAAACGCGTGGTGCGCCTTAAGGGCGGCGATCCGTTTATCTTTGGCCGCGGCGGCGAGGAGCTGGAAACCCTGTGCAATGCAGGCATTCCGTTCTCCGTGGTGCCGGGCATAACGGCGGCGTCCGGCTGTTCAGCCTACTCAGGCATTCCGTTGACCCATCGAGACTACGCCCAGAGCGTGCGTCTGGTCACGGGCCACCTGAAAACCGGCAGCGAGCTGGACTGGCATAACCTGGCCGCTGAAAAGCAGACGCTGGTGTTCTACATGGGGCTGAACCAGGCCGCCACTATCCAGGCGAAACTGCTGGAGCACGGCATGGAGGCTGATATGCCCGTTGCGCTGGTGGAAAACGGGACGTCAATCAAGCAGCGCGTGGTGAATGGCGCGCTGACGCAGCTCGGTGAGCTGGCGCAGCAGGTCGAAAGCCCGGCACTGATTGTGGTGGGTCGCGTGGTTGAACTGCGCGATAAGCTGAACTGGTTCTCGAATCACTAA
- the nirD gene encoding nitrite reductase small subunit NirD, producing MSQWVNICNINDILPATGVCALLGNEQVAIFRPRHDEQVFAISNIDPFFEASVLSRGLIAEHQGELWVASPLKKQRFRLTDGHCMEDESFSVKHYDARVKDGKVQLKA from the coding sequence ATGAGCCAGTGGGTAAACATCTGCAACATTAACGACATTCTGCCAGCAACCGGCGTCTGTGCTTTGCTGGGTAACGAGCAGGTAGCTATTTTCCGCCCTCGCCACGATGAACAGGTCTTTGCCATCAGCAATATCGATCCGTTCTTTGAGGCCAGCGTGCTCTCCCGCGGTCTGATTGCTGAACATCAAGGTGAGCTGTGGGTCGCCAGCCCGCTGAAAAAGCAGCGTTTCCGCTTAACCGACGGGCACTGCATGGAAGATGAAAGCTTCTCGGTGAAGCACTACGACGCCCGCGTGAAGGACGGCAAGGTGCAGCTCAAAGCGTAA
- a CDS encoding YhfL family protein, translated as MFKLAKAAVLVGLLSTLTACTGHVQNTKNNCSYDYLLHPAISISKIIGGCGPAAQQ; from the coding sequence ATGTTCAAGCTGGCAAAAGCCGCCGTTCTGGTTGGCCTGTTATCGACTCTGACCGCCTGCACCGGTCACGTTCAAAATACTAAAAATAACTGCAGCTACGATTACCTGCTGCATCCGGCGATCTCCATTTCGAAGATCATCGGCGGTTGCGGCCCGGCGGCACAGCAGTAA
- the nirB gene encoding nitrite reductase large subunit NirB, giving the protein MSKVRLAIIGNGMVGHRFIEDLLDKADADQFDITVFCEEPRKAYDRVHLSSYFSHHTAEELSLVREGFYEKHGVKVLVGERAITINRQEKVIHSSAGRTVFYDKLIMATGSYPWIPPIKGSETQDCFVYRTIEDLNAIESCARRSKRGAVVGGGLLGLEAAGALKNLGVETHVIEFAPMLMAEQLDHMGGDQLRRKIESMGVKVHTSKNTKEIVQEGTEARKTMRFADGSELEVDFIVFSTGIRPRDKLATQCGLAVAQRGGIMINDTCQTSDPDIYAIGECASWNNRVYGLVAPGYKMAQVAVDHILGSENAFTGADMSAKLKLLGVDVGGIGDAHGRTPNSRSYVYLDESKEVYKRLIVSQDNKTLLGAVLVGDTSDFGNLLQLVLNAIELPENPDALILPAHASSGKPSIGVDKLPDSAQICSCFDVTKGMLISAINKGCHTVAALKAETKAGTGCGGCIPLVTQVLNAELAKQGIEVNNNLCEHFAYSRQELYHLIRVEGIKSFDELLEKHGQGYGCEVCKPTVGSLLASCWNEYVLKPEHTPLQDTNDNFLANIQKDGTYSVIPRSAGGEITPEGLVAVGRIAREFNLYTKITGSQRIGLFGAQKDDLPEIWRQLIEAGFETGHAYAKALRMAKTCVGSTWCRYGVGDSVGFGVELENRYKGIRTPHKMKFGVSGCTRECAEAQGKDVGIIATEKGWNLYVCGNGGMKPRHADLLAADLDRDTLIQYLDRFMMFYIRTADKLTRTASWLDNLEGGIDYLKSVIIDDKLGLNEQLESEMARLREAVICEWTETVNTPAAQTRFKHFINSTQRDPNVQVVPEREQHRPATPYERIPVMLVEENA; this is encoded by the coding sequence ATGAGCAAAGTCAGACTCGCTATCATCGGTAACGGCATGGTCGGCCACCGCTTTATTGAGGATCTTCTCGATAAAGCCGATGCTGACCAGTTCGATATTACCGTGTTCTGTGAAGAACCCCGCAAGGCGTACGACCGTGTGCACTTGTCTTCCTACTTCTCTCACCATACCGCCGAAGAGCTCTCTCTGGTGCGCGAAGGGTTCTACGAGAAGCATGGCGTAAAAGTGCTGGTGGGCGAACGCGCTATCACCATCAACCGTCAGGAGAAAGTGATCCACTCCAGCGCCGGGCGTACGGTTTTTTACGATAAGCTGATCATGGCGACTGGCTCGTATCCGTGGATCCCGCCGATTAAAGGGTCGGAAACCCAGGATTGCTTCGTTTACCGTACCATTGAAGACCTCAACGCCATTGAATCCTGCGCTCGTCGAAGCAAACGCGGTGCGGTTGTTGGCGGTGGCCTGCTGGGCCTGGAAGCGGCAGGCGCGCTGAAAAACCTCGGCGTTGAAACCCACGTTATCGAATTTGCCCCGATGCTGATGGCGGAACAGCTGGACCACATGGGCGGCGACCAGCTGCGTCGTAAAATCGAAAGCATGGGTGTGAAGGTTCACACCAGCAAGAACACCAAAGAGATCGTGCAGGAAGGCACAGAGGCGCGTAAAACCATGCGCTTTGCCGACGGTAGCGAGCTGGAAGTGGACTTCATCGTCTTCTCCACCGGTATTCGTCCGCGCGACAAGCTCGCCACGCAGTGCGGCCTGGCCGTAGCCCAGCGCGGCGGGATCATGATTAACGATACCTGCCAGACCTCCGATCCGGATATCTACGCCATCGGCGAGTGCGCCAGCTGGAATAACCGGGTATACGGTCTGGTGGCGCCAGGATACAAAATGGCGCAGGTCGCCGTGGACCATATCCTCGGCAGCGAAAACGCCTTCACCGGCGCAGACATGAGCGCCAAGCTGAAGCTGCTGGGCGTGGACGTAGGCGGTATCGGCGATGCGCATGGCCGCACCCCGAACTCCCGCAGCTATGTCTATCTGGACGAAAGCAAAGAGGTCTACAAACGCCTTATCGTCAGCCAGGACAACAAAACCCTGCTCGGTGCGGTGCTGGTGGGCGATACCAGCGACTTCGGTAACCTGCTCCAGCTGGTGCTGAACGCCATTGAGCTGCCGGAAAACCCGGACGCGCTGATCCTGCCGGCGCACGCCTCCAGCGGTAAACCATCTATCGGCGTGGATAAACTGCCGGACAGCGCGCAGATTTGCTCCTGCTTCGACGTCACCAAAGGCATGCTGATCTCCGCCATCAACAAAGGCTGCCACACCGTTGCGGCGCTGAAGGCCGAAACCAAAGCCGGTACCGGCTGCGGCGGCTGTATTCCACTGGTGACTCAGGTGCTGAACGCTGAACTGGCGAAACAGGGCATCGAAGTGAACAACAACCTGTGCGAGCACTTCGCCTACTCTCGCCAGGAGCTGTACCACCTGATCCGCGTGGAAGGCATCAAGTCCTTCGACGAACTGCTGGAGAAACACGGCCAGGGTTACGGCTGTGAAGTGTGTAAACCGACCGTCGGCTCCCTGCTGGCGTCCTGCTGGAATGAGTACGTGCTCAAACCAGAACACACGCCGCTGCAGGACACCAACGATAACTTCCTGGCGAACATCCAGAAAGACGGTACTTACTCCGTCATTCCGCGTTCCGCCGGTGGCGAAATCACCCCGGAAGGGCTGGTCGCCGTGGGCCGTATCGCCCGTGAATTTAATCTGTACACCAAAATCACCGGTTCCCAGCGTATCGGCCTGTTTGGCGCGCAGAAGGATGACCTGCCGGAAATCTGGCGTCAGTTGATTGAAGCGGGCTTCGAAACCGGTCACGCGTATGCCAAAGCGCTGCGTATGGCGAAAACCTGCGTGGGCAGCACCTGGTGCCGCTACGGCGTGGGCGACAGCGTGGGATTCGGCGTCGAGCTGGAAAACCGCTACAAAGGCATCCGTACCCCGCACAAAATGAAGTTCGGCGTCTCCGGCTGTACCCGTGAATGTGCGGAAGCGCAGGGTAAAGACGTAGGGATCATCGCCACCGAGAAAGGCTGGAACCTGTACGTGTGCGGCAATGGCGGGATGAAACCACGCCACGCGGACCTGCTGGCGGCGGATCTCGATCGCGACACGCTGATCCAGTATCTCGACCGCTTCATGATGTTCTACATCCGTACCGCCGATAAGCTGACCCGTACCGCTTCCTGGCTCGATAACCTGGAAGGCGGTATCGACTACCTGAAGTCGGTCATCATTGATGACAAGCTGGGTCTGAACGAACAGCTGGAATCCGAGATGGCTCGCCTGCGCGAGGCGGTGATCTGCGAGTGGACCGAAACCGTCAACACCCCGGCGGCGCAGACGCGCTTCAAACACTTTATCAACAGCACCCAGCGCGACCCGAACGTGCAAGTGGTGCCGGAGCGCGAACAGCATCGTCCTGCAACCCCGTATGAACGCATTCCGGTGATGCTGGTGGAGGAAAACGCATGA
- the gph gene encoding phosphoglycolate phosphatase — MDKLQAIRGVAFDLDGTLVDSAPGLTSAVDQALYALELPVAGEDRVITWIGNGADVLMERALTWARQERASQRSAQGKPSVDHADIPQDEQLRILRKLFDRFYEETVEEGSFLFPDVQETLSALHAKGIPLGLVTNKPTPFVAPLLEALNIAKYFSVIVGGDDVQNKKPHPEPLLLVAGKLSLTPAELLFVGDSRNDILAARAAGCPSVGLTYGYNYGEAITLSEPDVVFDHFKDLLPALGLSHSEHQELNND; from the coding sequence ATGGATAAATTGCAGGCAATTCGGGGTGTGGCATTCGACCTCGACGGCACGCTGGTGGACAGCGCGCCGGGCTTAACGAGCGCCGTCGATCAGGCGCTGTATGCACTGGAACTGCCCGTTGCGGGCGAAGATCGTGTGATTACGTGGATTGGCAACGGTGCCGATGTCCTGATGGAGCGCGCGTTGACGTGGGCTCGTCAGGAACGCGCGTCGCAGCGTTCCGCGCAGGGGAAACCAAGCGTCGATCACGCCGATATCCCGCAGGATGAGCAGCTGCGTATTCTGCGCAAGCTGTTCGATCGCTTCTACGAAGAGACCGTCGAGGAGGGGAGCTTCCTTTTCCCGGACGTCCAGGAAACCTTGAGCGCGCTGCACGCGAAAGGCATCCCGCTGGGGCTGGTGACCAACAAGCCGACGCCGTTTGTTGCGCCGCTGCTGGAGGCGCTCAATATCGCGAAATATTTCTCCGTGATTGTAGGCGGGGATGACGTGCAGAACAAAAAGCCGCATCCGGAGCCGCTGTTGCTGGTGGCAGGAAAATTATCCTTAACGCCTGCGGAGCTGCTCTTTGTCGGGGATTCGCGTAATGATATTCTGGCTGCCCGAGCGGCGGGGTGTCCTTCCGTCGGTTTAACCTATGGCTACAACTACGGTGAGGCCATTACGCTGAGTGAGCCGGATGTTGTGTTCGACCACTTCAAAGATTTGTTGCCCGCACTCGGGCTTTCGCACAGTGAACATCAGGAATTGAATAATGACTAA
- the argD gene encoding bifunctional acetylornithine/succinyldiaminopimelate transaminase encodes MATEQPAITRATFDEVILPIYAPAEFIPVKGKGSRVWDQQGKEYVDFAGGIAVTALGHCHPALVDALKTQGETLWHTSNVFTNEPALRLGRKIIDATFAERVLFMNSGTEANETAFKLARYYATTRHSPYKTKIIAFHNAFHGRSFFTVSVGGQPKYSDGFGPKPADIIHVPFNDLHAVKAVMDDHTCAVVVEPIQGEGGVTAATPEFLKGLRELCDEHQALLVFDEVQCGMGRTGELFAYMHYGVTPDILTSAKALGGGFPVSAVLTTQEIASAFHVGSHGSTYGGNPLASAVAGAAFDIINTPEVLNGVSAKRELFVQHLQQINNKYDVFSEIRGMGLLIGAELKPQYKGRARDFLHAAAHEGVMVLNAGPDVMRFAPSLVVEEKDIEDGLTRFAAAVEKIVKG; translated from the coding sequence ATGGCAACTGAACAACCAGCAATTACCCGCGCGACATTCGATGAAGTGATTCTGCCGATTTATGCACCGGCTGAGTTTATCCCGGTGAAGGGGAAAGGCAGCCGCGTCTGGGATCAGCAGGGCAAGGAGTATGTGGATTTCGCGGGCGGTATTGCGGTCACGGCGCTGGGCCACTGCCATCCTGCGCTGGTGGACGCGCTGAAAACCCAGGGTGAAACCCTGTGGCACACCAGCAACGTGTTCACCAACGAACCTGCGCTGCGCCTGGGCCGCAAGATCATTGATGCCACGTTTGCCGAGCGCGTGCTGTTTATGAACTCCGGCACCGAAGCCAACGAAACCGCCTTTAAGCTGGCGCGCTACTACGCAACTACGCGCCACAGCCCGTACAAAACTAAAATCATCGCCTTCCATAACGCCTTCCACGGGCGCTCCTTCTTTACCGTCTCCGTTGGCGGCCAGCCGAAGTATTCCGACGGCTTCGGTCCGAAACCAGCCGACATTATCCACGTGCCGTTTAACGATCTGCACGCGGTGAAAGCGGTGATGGACGACCACACCTGCGCGGTGGTGGTGGAGCCGATTCAGGGCGAAGGCGGCGTGACCGCGGCAACCCCGGAATTCCTGAAAGGGCTGCGCGAACTGTGCGACGAACATCAGGCGCTGCTGGTGTTTGATGAAGTGCAGTGCGGGATGGGGCGTACCGGAGAGCTGTTTGCCTATATGCACTACGGCGTGACGCCGGATATTCTGACCAGCGCCAAAGCGCTCGGCGGCGGTTTTCCGGTGAGTGCGGTACTGACGACGCAGGAGATTGCCTCTGCGTTCCACGTCGGGTCTCACGGCTCGACCTACGGCGGTAACCCGCTGGCGAGCGCCGTGGCGGGCGCCGCGTTCGACATCATCAACACGCCAGAGGTGCTAAACGGCGTTAGCGCGAAACGCGAGCTGTTTGTGCAGCATCTCCAGCAGATTAACAATAAGTACGACGTATTCAGCGAGATCCGCGGCATGGGGCTGCTGATTGGTGCGGAGCTTAAGCCGCAGTACAAAGGCCGCGCGCGCGATTTCCTGCACGCAGCCGCCCACGAAGGCGTCATGGTGCTAAACGCTGGGCCTGACGTGATGCGCTTTGCGCCGTCGCTGGTGGTGGAAGAGAAAGATATTGAAGACGGGTTAACCCGCTTTGCCGCGGCGGTCGAGAAGATCGTAAAAGGCTAA
- the pabA gene encoding aminodeoxychorismate synthase component 2 — protein MILLIDNYDSFTWNLYQYFCELGAEVVVRRNDELSLSDIETLAPQKIVISPGPCTPSESGISLEVIHHYAGRLPILGVCLGHQAIAQAFGATIVRAAKVMHGKTSPVTHTGTGVFTGLNNLLTVTRYHSLVIDPPTLPDCFDVTAWSDTQEIMGIRHREWDLEGVQFHPESILSEQGHALLANFLNR, from the coding sequence ATGATTCTGCTGATTGATAACTACGATTCCTTCACCTGGAACCTTTACCAGTATTTTTGTGAACTGGGTGCAGAGGTGGTTGTCCGCCGCAACGACGAACTCAGCCTGTCTGATATTGAGACGCTGGCTCCGCAGAAAATCGTCATTTCGCCGGGGCCGTGTACGCCATCGGAATCGGGCATTTCTCTGGAGGTTATTCACCACTATGCCGGCAGGCTGCCGATCCTGGGCGTCTGTCTCGGTCATCAGGCGATTGCCCAGGCATTTGGGGCTACCATCGTGCGTGCCGCGAAAGTGATGCACGGCAAAACCTCGCCGGTCACCCACACCGGCACGGGCGTATTCACAGGGCTCAATAACCTGTTAACCGTGACGCGCTACCATTCGCTGGTGATTGACCCACCGACGCTGCCCGACTGCTTTGACGTGACCGCCTGGAGCGATACGCAGGAGATCATGGGGATTCGCCACCGCGAGTGGGATCTCGAAGGCGTCCAGTTCCACCCTGAAAGTATCCTCAGCGAGCAGGGGCACGCACTGCTGGCAAATTTCCTCAATCGCTGA
- a CDS encoding putative adenosine monophosphate-protein transferase Fic: protein MKKLTDKQKSRLWEQQRNVNFQASCLLEKGNGPSEPGIETLELGPSAPGLPHLCLIHRHLYHREMKQAGEFRTDDIFKGDIPFCHFEYIETMGNELMAALESDKYLVGLEKAAFVEKVSHYYCEINMLHPFMRGNGIAQRVFFEQLAIHANYALDWRDIDPEQWVAANRSGATGDLTALSAIFAKVVSEARESE, encoded by the coding sequence GTGAAAAAACTCACCGATAAGCAAAAATCCCGTCTCTGGGAGCAACAGCGTAACGTCAATTTTCAGGCCAGTTGTCTCCTTGAAAAAGGTAATGGTCCTTCAGAGCCCGGCATTGAGACGCTGGAGCTTGGGCCTTCAGCGCCCGGGCTACCGCATCTGTGCCTCATTCATCGCCATCTGTATCACAGAGAGATGAAGCAGGCAGGCGAATTCCGTACCGACGATATTTTTAAGGGTGACATTCCCTTCTGCCATTTTGAGTACATCGAGACGATGGGTAACGAACTGATGGCGGCGCTGGAAAGTGATAAGTATCTTGTGGGTCTTGAAAAAGCGGCGTTTGTTGAAAAAGTGAGCCATTACTACTGTGAAATCAATATGCTGCATCCCTTTATGCGCGGTAATGGCATTGCTCAGCGCGTCTTCTTTGAGCAGCTGGCCATCCACGCGAATTACGCGCTGGACTGGCGGGATATTGATCCCGAGCAGTGGGTGGCGGCGAACCGAAGCGGTGCCACGGGCGATTTGACCGCGCTGAGCGCTATCTTTGCCAAAGTAGTGAGCGAAGCGCGGGAATCTGAGTAG